Proteins from a single region of Apium graveolens cultivar Ventura chromosome 7, ASM990537v1, whole genome shotgun sequence:
- the LOC141671333 gene encoding biotin carboxylase 1, chloroplastic-like isoform X2, translating to MGDKSTARDTMKNDGVPTVRGSDGLLQSTEEAVRLAEEIGYPVMIKVHTSQHVIFLFILLRNPKLIQKLRVMFATT from the exons ATGGGTGACAAATCAACTGCTAGGGACACAATGAAGAATGATGGCGTTCCAACTGTACGTGGGAGCGATGGCTTGTTACAA AGCACTGAAGAAGCTGTCAGACTTGCTGAGGAGATCGGTTACCCTGTAATGATCAAG GTCCACACTTCACAGCATgtgatttttttatttattttgctTCGTAATCCTAAACTTATACAAAAGCTGAGAGTTATGTTTGCAACTACATAG
- the LOC141671333 gene encoding biotin carboxylase 1, chloroplastic-like isoform X1, whose translation MQPDSIRVMGDKSTARDTMKNDGVPTVRGSDGLLQSTEEAVRLAEEIGYPVMIKVHTSQHVIFLFILLRNPKLIQKLRVMFATT comes from the exons ATGCAGCCTGACAGCATTCGTGTCATGGGTGACAAATCAACTGCTAGGGACACAATGAAGAATGATGGCGTTCCAACTGTACGTGGGAGCGATGGCTTGTTACAA AGCACTGAAGAAGCTGTCAGACTTGCTGAGGAGATCGGTTACCCTGTAATGATCAAG GTCCACACTTCACAGCATgtgatttttttatttattttgctTCGTAATCCTAAACTTATACAAAAGCTGAGAGTTATGTTTGCAACTACATAG